One Gimesia aquarii DNA segment encodes these proteins:
- a CDS encoding acetate/propionate family kinase codes for MKVLVANLGSTSFKYRLFDMPAEVQLARGGIDRIGEKQSNCFVEIGSHREENTDHVPDHAAAVNLCLSQLTNSEWGCLSSADEVAGIGFKAVFAGNLSGVRLVDEELLTKMEALADIAPAHNPPYARAMRQLRQAFPEIPLVAALETAFHETIPAENRTYAIPHQWQEEYEVQRWGFHGASHRYIGTRMAELTGRDDLRVISCHLGGSSSLCAMRGGVSQANSLGMSPQTGLPHNNRVGDFDPFALPVLIKATGKSLAELLEDLSSKGGLLGMSGLSGDCRDLEEAAANGHSRAELALRVFHSAIRHYLGAYLTVLGGADAIVFTGGIGENSVSLREKVCANLEWAGICLDAQKNKSASDETAIQADDSNVQIWVVPTNEEIVVGRQTVEVIEGRS; via the coding sequence ATGAAAGTTCTAGTTGCTAATTTAGGTTCAACCAGTTTCAAGTATCGCTTGTTCGATATGCCCGCTGAAGTGCAACTTGCACGAGGTGGCATTGATCGTATCGGCGAAAAGCAAAGTAATTGCTTTGTGGAAATTGGTTCGCATCGGGAAGAAAACACAGACCATGTGCCCGACCATGCAGCCGCCGTCAACTTATGTTTGTCTCAATTGACCAATTCCGAATGGGGTTGTCTCAGTTCGGCTGACGAAGTTGCGGGAATTGGCTTTAAAGCGGTCTTTGCCGGAAACTTAAGTGGTGTGCGTCTGGTAGACGAAGAATTACTGACCAAGATGGAGGCGTTAGCAGATATTGCTCCTGCTCACAATCCTCCGTATGCCCGAGCGATGCGACAACTGCGTCAGGCGTTTCCTGAAATCCCGCTGGTTGCTGCATTGGAAACGGCGTTCCATGAAACCATCCCTGCCGAAAATCGTACCTATGCCATTCCACATCAATGGCAGGAAGAATACGAAGTTCAACGTTGGGGCTTTCATGGTGCCAGTCACCGTTATATCGGCACTCGTATGGCCGAGTTGACTGGCAGAGATGACCTGCGGGTAATCTCCTGCCACTTGGGAGGAAGTAGTTCGTTGTGTGCCATGCGAGGTGGTGTCTCACAAGCCAACAGTCTGGGAATGAGTCCCCAAACAGGATTGCCTCATAATAATCGTGTAGGTGATTTTGATCCGTTTGCTCTACCAGTTCTAATTAAAGCCACCGGGAAGTCCCTGGCAGAACTATTGGAAGACCTGTCGAGCAAGGGTGGCTTATTAGGAATGAGTGGATTGAGTGGCGACTGTCGCGATCTGGAAGAAGCGGCAGCCAACGGTCATTCCAGAGCAGAGTTAGCACTCCGTGTGTTCCACTCTGCCATCCGACATTACCTGGGAGCTTACCTGACGGTACTTGGTGGCGCTGATGCGATTGTTTTCACGGGTGGAATCGGTGAAAACAGCGTGAGTTTACGAGAGAAAGTGTGTGCCAATCTGGAATGGGCGGGAATTTGTCTGGATGCTCAAAAGAATAAGTCAGCCTCAGATGAAACGGCCATTCAGGCAGATGACAGTAACGTACAAATCTGGGTGGTTCCGACGAATGAGGAGATTGTCGTCGGACGACAAACAGTGGAAGTCATCGAAGGGCGTTCGTAA
- a CDS encoding EutN/CcmL family microcompartment protein, which produces MKIAEVIGKVTLSRKHPSLDGARWLIATPLKTDELNSNKKKKTEPFVIYDELGASSGSQIAVSEGAEAAAPFHPDVKPIDAYVSAILDQIEVY; this is translated from the coding sequence ATGAAAATCGCAGAAGTGATCGGAAAAGTGACACTTTCACGCAAGCATCCCAGTCTGGATGGTGCCCGATGGCTGATTGCGACTCCTTTAAAGACGGATGAACTCAACTCAAATAAGAAAAAGAAAACAGAACCTTTTGTTATTTACGATGAGTTAGGGGCTTCCTCTGGCAGCCAGATTGCTGTGAGCGAAGGTGCAGAAGCAGCGGCTCCTTTTCATCCTGATGTAAAACCGATTGACGCATATGTGTCAGCGATTTTGGATCAGATCGAAGTTTATTAA
- a CDS encoding BMC domain-containing protein, which produces MSSEAIGLIETKGLVAQIEASDAMLKAANVTLVDQVQIGGAYVTTVIQGDIGSVRAAVDAGAASASQVGELVGAHVIARPAESLLSHFI; this is translated from the coding sequence ATGAGTTCTGAAGCCATTGGTCTTATTGAAACAAAAGGATTGGTTGCTCAAATTGAAGCATCCGATGCCATGCTGAAAGCTGCCAACGTGACTCTGGTTGACCAGGTTCAAATTGGTGGTGCTTATGTGACAACAGTCATCCAAGGAGATATCGGATCGGTTCGTGCTGCGGTTGACGCTGGTGCTGCCTCTGCTTCTCAAGTAGGAGAACTGGTTGGCGCCCACGTGATAGCACGTCCTGCCGAAAGTTTATTGTCACACTTTATTTAA
- the pduL gene encoding phosphate propanoyltransferase — MTQLTNSISRSQIEQLVRQALGQQLGSAASPSSAPNPLVVNISARHIHLSQEHLEVLFGKGAQLEIQKDLYQEGYFAATQTVAIVGPRRRMIPNVRVLGPCRGDTQVELAFTDTISLGLEVPIRISGDLENTPGCVLMGPKGVVELDKGVIRAARHVHMSPADCAHYGCANGDKLHLRIESNGCTTVLEDVVVRENPEVKLEVHIDTDEGNAVDLDHATSVKLFVPEGCKCKHS, encoded by the coding sequence ATGACACAACTTACAAACTCCATATCACGTTCCCAGATTGAGCAACTGGTTCGTCAGGCCTTAGGACAGCAACTTGGAAGTGCAGCATCGCCTTCTTCTGCACCTAACCCCCTAGTAGTGAATATTTCCGCTCGACACATACATCTTTCACAAGAACACCTCGAAGTACTGTTTGGCAAAGGTGCTCAGTTAGAAATACAAAAAGACCTCTACCAGGAAGGCTACTTCGCCGCCACGCAGACCGTCGCCATCGTGGGTCCACGACGTCGCATGATTCCCAATGTTCGGGTCTTGGGCCCTTGCCGTGGTGATACCCAAGTGGAACTGGCCTTTACCGACACGATTTCGCTTGGCCTGGAAGTCCCCATTCGCATCAGTGGAGACCTGGAAAACACGCCTGGTTGTGTATTGATGGGTCCTAAAGGAGTCGTCGAACTGGATAAAGGTGTCATCCGTGCGGCTCGCCACGTACATATGTCGCCCGCAGATTGTGCTCATTATGGTTGTGCCAACGGCGACAAATTGCACCTGAGGATCGAATCAAATGGCTGTACGACAGTTCTGGAAGACGTCGTCGTACGCGAAAACCCGGAAGTGAAACTCGAAGTACACATTGATACTGATGAAGGGAACGCCGTTGATCTGGATCACGCCACTTCAGTCAAACTGTTTGTTCCTGAAGGCTGTAAATGCAAACACAGCTAA
- a CDS encoding EutN/CcmL family microcompartment protein, producing MLTGRVIGRATATSKHPSLDGWRLLLVQTLDIKSNAEGFPELVIDELGCGKGDTVLLTSDGAAVREMVGVKNTPIRWATLGVIDR from the coding sequence ATGTTGACAGGTCGAGTGATCGGACGAGCAACCGCAACATCCAAACATCCCAGTTTGGATGGCTGGCGCTTATTGCTGGTTCAAACCCTCGACATTAAAAGCAATGCAGAGGGTTTTCCTGAGTTGGTAATCGATGAACTGGGGTGCGGCAAAGGAGATACCGTACTGCTGACTTCTGATGGAGCTGCTGTCAGAGAGATGGTGGGCGTGAAAAACACCCCCATTCGCTGGGCGACTCTGGGTGTCATCGATCGTTAA
- a CDS encoding FHA domain-containing protein encodes MAVCLVPVNQGRPIVLDKAIILVGRHPDCDIVISDSPKISRKHCCLAIVNDRPVIRDLGSMNGVYVNGEKVDRQAWLKLSDELKIGNVAYRLENIGADVQKNDATDSKKNGDEAPTKAPSVQHFKKPTKDIDISQQFPVAISESGENVSINEVESNEDLEGEKEADENYSDSHNFEGTGSNVEFIST; translated from the coding sequence ATGGCAGTCTGTTTAGTCCCCGTAAATCAAGGTCGCCCGATTGTTCTCGACAAGGCGATCATTCTCGTAGGGCGTCATCCAGACTGTGATATCGTCATCTCTGATAGCCCCAAGATTTCTCGAAAACACTGTTGCTTGGCGATTGTGAATGACCGTCCTGTCATTCGTGATTTAGGAAGCATGAATGGGGTTTATGTTAATGGAGAAAAAGTAGACCGGCAGGCATGGCTCAAACTAAGTGATGAATTGAAAATCGGTAACGTCGCATATCGTTTAGAGAATATTGGCGCAGACGTCCAGAAAAATGATGCCACCGATAGTAAAAAAAATGGTGATGAAGCACCCACGAAAGCACCTTCAGTGCAACACTTCAAAAAGCCAACTAAAGACATCGATATTTCTCAACAATTTCCGGTAGCAATTTCCGAGAGTGGCGAGAATGTAAGTATCAACGAAGTTGAATCCAACGAAGATTTGGAAGGCGAAAAAGAAGCAGACGAAAATTATTCAGACAGCCACAATTTTGAAGGCACTGGCTCAAACGTCGAGTTTATTTCCACTTAG
- a CDS encoding YfhO family protein, with protein sequence MSRSSKKKTKLVRPEKPSPPSASLFAGVVLIAAVGLTWIFWQGLWAGGGLIGGDLYTYFFPQKTFFADRLQAGEFPLWNSNIGHGFPLVAESQTGAFYPFNYFAYRSLPVNTAYNFVQILHYILAFVFTGLYVKRLGYSLIAALFAGLVYTYGWFPSRICLEWAIIGGAWLPLTLWCVESFFQTRYWRYPILLCFALAMQILPGHFNLAFITQLMLLVYIPARIWFSRDETTEQLKPYRRRTIILLLLAFISAYSLSAVQLGPTWELKQLSQRAEVGERSHQPGYGHIPAWYFSQIVAPWAWYPYEVNLDAGLAPGTDATNQVEAHLYFGIAAVILIAIGTWLRTWTGDRRLVLLSVIGLLAVLYTPGWFLPITKHLPGFSFFTGPGRYGIVTTFAVAVIAGVSLERLTANWNANLKFLTVAIVCLFTIADLWVVSRYVTYAAIIPNPPINQIEQSELKKICQEYGEPVRLFAPGANLPTLIGVASTPVYLGIGPEQYFNPQTAMPQPLPFKEPPTADQIEWLQKAGVTHVLSQHPLDLNLWPVKPVWSGFDEVINPAWGRFKEPLYFYELQGSRGRVAWAKPAAGQSANISTYRANEVIIEAETPTEDTLILTDLYYPGWKVYVDGQPAEAELIDGMYRGVKVPAGKHQVIWNYQSGYFLIAGIISCLTLLILLMIAHFRFWHPLLLQMKNRTMEVKPD encoded by the coding sequence TTGAGCCGTTCCTCGAAAAAGAAAACCAAGTTGGTTCGACCTGAAAAGCCTTCTCCCCCCAGTGCCTCTTTGTTTGCCGGTGTTGTTTTAATCGCGGCTGTCGGTTTGACATGGATCTTCTGGCAAGGGCTCTGGGCAGGCGGTGGTTTGATTGGCGGGGATCTCTATACGTATTTCTTTCCACAAAAAACTTTCTTTGCCGATCGCTTGCAGGCCGGCGAATTCCCACTCTGGAATTCAAATATTGGGCATGGTTTCCCGTTAGTCGCAGAGAGCCAGACAGGGGCGTTTTACCCGTTCAATTATTTCGCCTACCGTTCTTTGCCCGTCAACACTGCTTATAACTTCGTCCAGATTCTACATTACATCCTGGCGTTTGTATTTACGGGACTCTATGTGAAACGTCTGGGATATTCACTCATCGCGGCTTTGTTTGCAGGCCTTGTATATACTTATGGCTGGTTTCCCTCCCGTATCTGCCTGGAATGGGCCATCATCGGAGGGGCCTGGCTGCCTTTAACACTGTGGTGTGTGGAATCATTTTTTCAAACGCGTTATTGGCGCTACCCGATTCTGCTCTGCTTCGCTTTAGCAATGCAGATCTTGCCGGGGCACTTCAATCTCGCATTCATCACACAGTTGATGTTACTCGTTTATATCCCAGCGCGTATCTGGTTCAGTCGCGATGAAACGACCGAACAACTAAAACCGTATCGTCGTCGGACAATCATCTTACTACTACTTGCTTTTATATCAGCATACTCACTATCGGCTGTGCAACTGGGACCAACCTGGGAATTAAAACAGTTAAGCCAACGTGCGGAAGTCGGTGAACGATCGCATCAACCCGGTTATGGGCATATTCCTGCCTGGTACTTTTCACAGATTGTCGCACCCTGGGCCTGGTATCCCTATGAAGTCAATCTAGATGCGGGGTTGGCACCAGGTACTGACGCGACCAATCAAGTGGAAGCACACCTTTATTTTGGAATCGCAGCCGTAATTCTGATCGCGATCGGAACATGGCTACGCACGTGGACCGGAGACCGCAGGCTCGTTTTGCTGTCGGTCATCGGACTGCTGGCTGTGCTCTATACACCCGGCTGGTTCCTACCAATCACAAAACATTTACCCGGTTTCAGTTTCTTTACCGGCCCGGGACGATATGGAATTGTAACGACGTTCGCCGTGGCCGTGATTGCAGGGGTCAGTCTGGAACGATTGACGGCAAACTGGAATGCCAATCTGAAATTCTTGACAGTTGCCATCGTCTGTCTGTTTACCATCGCTGATCTCTGGGTTGTCAGTCGTTATGTCACTTATGCTGCCATCATTCCCAATCCACCCATTAATCAGATTGAGCAGAGCGAGTTGAAAAAAATCTGTCAGGAATATGGTGAACCCGTGCGTCTGTTTGCCCCTGGTGCCAACTTACCCACCTTGATCGGCGTTGCTTCGACACCCGTTTATTTGGGGATTGGTCCCGAACAATATTTCAATCCCCAAACTGCGATGCCACAGCCGCTGCCATTCAAAGAACCGCCGACCGCCGATCAGATCGAATGGTTGCAGAAAGCAGGAGTCACACATGTTCTCAGTCAGCACCCGCTAGATCTCAATTTATGGCCGGTCAAGCCCGTCTGGAGTGGCTTCGACGAGGTCATCAATCCCGCCTGGGGTCGCTTTAAAGAACCACTCTATTTTTATGAGCTACAGGGTAGCCGTGGTCGTGTTGCCTGGGCAAAACCAGCGGCAGGCCAGTCAGCAAATATTTCAACATACCGAGCAAATGAAGTAATTATCGAAGCGGAAACTCCCACTGAGGATACCTTAATCCTAACAGATCTCTATTACCCCGGCTGGAAAGTGTATGTCGATGGTCAGCCTGCAGAAGCTGAGTTGATTGACGGCATGTATCGCGGCGTCAAAGTGCCTGCCGGCAAACATCAGGTCATCTGGAATTATCAATCTGGGTATTTCTTGATTGCAGGGATCATCAGTTGCCTGACACTTTTGATCCTATTGATGATTGCCCACTTCCGGTTCTGGCATCCGCTGTTACTTCAAATGAAAAACAGGACTATGGAAGTAAAGCCTGATTGA
- a CDS encoding DeoR/GlpR family DNA-binding transcription regulator, protein MSMLLDERRESILKIVENKGFVSLVDLMDSVGASESTIRRDLEYLDGIGQIRRTRGGAAYSGESLATFEDRSFMSSGQKRLIAQTVANMISPGEAVLMDGGTTTLEVARQLAGKQLQVVTNSLPIANLLVNQPNIDLMLIGGFLFPKTGVALGKTAVESLKSVNVRRLIISVGGITEDGLYNSNMLLVETEQQMFAAAEEVIVVTDSTKFGHSALAHLCPLSAVDHIVVDDGISEKWKSVIQDAGIELTVVET, encoded by the coding sequence ATGTCAATGTTGCTTGACGAAAGACGGGAAAGCATCCTAAAGATTGTTGAAAACAAGGGTTTTGTGTCCCTTGTGGATTTGATGGATTCTGTGGGTGCTTCTGAATCGACCATTCGAAGGGATTTGGAGTATCTTGACGGAATCGGTCAGATTCGACGGACCCGAGGTGGGGCCGCTTACAGTGGAGAATCATTAGCTACTTTTGAAGATCGGTCTTTTATGTCTTCTGGGCAAAAAAGGCTAATTGCACAAACTGTGGCCAACATGATCTCTCCCGGAGAAGCAGTGCTTATGGATGGAGGCACAACCACTTTGGAAGTGGCCCGCCAACTGGCGGGAAAACAACTACAGGTCGTTACGAATTCACTGCCGATTGCCAACTTGTTGGTCAATCAACCCAATATCGATTTGATGTTAATCGGAGGATTTCTGTTCCCCAAAACAGGCGTCGCACTAGGCAAGACAGCAGTAGAGTCACTCAAGAGTGTCAATGTTCGACGTTTGATTATCAGTGTAGGCGGTATTACAGAAGATGGACTTTACAACAGCAACATGCTCTTAGTGGAAACCGAACAACAAATGTTTGCAGCGGCAGAAGAAGTCATTGTTGTCACAGACAGTACCAAATTTGGTCATTCAGCACTGGCCCATTTATGCCCTCTCAGTGCAGTGGATCACATCGTTGTCGATGATGGTATTTCAGAGAAATGGAAGTCAGTCATCCAGGATGCAGGGATCGAGTTAACGGTCGTTGAAACATAA
- a CDS encoding EutN/CcmL family microcompartment protein yields MFIGRITGSIVSSQKVETMVGQSLFIVEPLRVNEKDQSDLTPTGRSFVVVDTVGAGQGEVVLCVQGSSARFTPETKTLPIDAAIVGIVDQVHIGSNEIFNSQEK; encoded by the coding sequence ATGTTTATAGGACGAATTACCGGTAGCATCGTTTCGTCGCAGAAAGTTGAGACAATGGTAGGACAGTCGCTGTTCATTGTCGAACCGTTGCGCGTCAACGAAAAAGACCAAAGCGATCTGACTCCCACGGGACGCTCATTTGTCGTTGTGGACACAGTCGGAGCAGGGCAGGGTGAAGTCGTACTGTGTGTACAAGGGTCATCAGCCCGCTTCACACCAGAGACGAAAACACTGCCCATCGATGCCGCCATTGTTGGCATTGTTGATCAAGTCCACATTGGTTCGAATGAAATTTTTAACTCACAAGAGAAATAA
- a CDS encoding class II aldolase/adducin family protein, whose amino-acid sequence MSNQWNSGIHDRNLKEEICEIGRRVYNKGFAAANDGNISIRVGENEVLCSPTMICKGFMKPEDICAVDLDGNQIAGTRKRTSEILLHLAIMKERPDVKAVVHCHPPHATAFAVAREPIPQCVLPEVEVFMGEVPMAPYETPGGQKFADTVVPFLKGGTNTIILTGHGTVTFGKSLEDAYWKTEILDAYCKILLLSKQMGRINYFTETETRELLELKQKLGFDDPRFHVEDCDLCGNSAFRDGYKEGIPQQTAFEPAPSYPGYLQKPSTQPTPTNNGNHSEQLVKAITEQVMSALGQ is encoded by the coding sequence ATGTCAAATCAATGGAACAGTGGAATTCACGACCGAAACCTGAAAGAAGAAATCTGCGAAATCGGACGTCGCGTTTATAATAAAGGATTTGCTGCAGCCAATGATGGAAACATCTCCATACGTGTCGGAGAAAATGAAGTCCTCTGTTCGCCGACCATGATCTGCAAAGGTTTCATGAAACCGGAAGATATTTGTGCCGTCGATTTAGATGGAAACCAAATTGCGGGAACACGTAAGCGAACCAGCGAAATTCTGTTACACCTGGCAATCATGAAAGAACGCCCTGACGTCAAAGCCGTTGTGCACTGTCACCCACCTCACGCGACGGCATTCGCTGTGGCTCGCGAACCGATTCCACAATGTGTACTTCCCGAAGTCGAAGTCTTCATGGGTGAAGTTCCGATGGCTCCTTATGAAACACCCGGCGGTCAGAAATTTGCCGACACAGTCGTACCGTTCCTCAAAGGGGGCACGAACACAATTATTCTGACCGGACACGGAACCGTCACTTTTGGTAAATCTCTGGAAGATGCTTACTGGAAAACCGAAATCCTGGACGCTTACTGCAAGATCCTACTCTTGTCCAAGCAAATGGGACGCATCAACTACTTTACCGAAACAGAAACCCGTGAACTGCTTGAACTCAAGCAGAAACTCGGATTCGATGATCCTCGTTTCCACGTTGAAGACTGCGACTTGTGTGGTAACAGTGCGTTCCGCGATGGATACAAAGAGGGAATCCCACAGCAAACGGCATTCGAGCCTGCTCCCAGCTATCCGGGATACTTGCAGAAACCATCTACACAACCGACTCCCACTAATAATGGCAACCACTCTGAGCAACTGGTCAAAGCGATTACAGAGCAGGTCATGTCTGCACTGGGACAATAA
- a CDS encoding aldehyde dehydrogenase EutE — translation MQATEDAIRSVVHEVLSQLNNRGGYGSASSTAHQNGDWGVFNCVDQAVAAATEGQKQLLNASLEDRAKALEIVRQICDTQADELGRLELEETKIGRLDHKIEKLHLIKDIPGMEFMKTESVSGDNGVSLTEFAPFGVIGAITPVTHSLPTLACNFINMVASGNTLVVNPHPGGAKVACEGVRRFNKAIYQATGLQNLVTILENPTLETADEIFNHRGIPLLCVTGGPGVARAALGAKKRAIVAGPGNPPVVVDETADLDNAAKSIIIGAAYDNNLLCIGEKEVFAVDSIFNELMSAMGRHGGYQLNSQQVAQLTALAFSPPKEPGGHAVLNRDLIGKDASVLAGMIGVSVPAGTELLYGETDTNNPFVPEEQMMPFVPFVRCRNADHGIELAKEFEHGFRHTSMIHSRNIEVITKMGRIMDTTLFVQNGPCGAALGNGGEGYASFSIATPTGEGVTNPLTFTRFRRSTTVGHLRII, via the coding sequence ATGCAGGCGACAGAAGATGCCATTCGAAGTGTCGTACATGAAGTGTTATCACAACTCAACAATCGAGGCGGTTACGGTTCCGCTTCTTCCACAGCGCATCAAAATGGTGACTGGGGTGTCTTCAATTGCGTTGACCAGGCTGTCGCTGCCGCGACTGAGGGGCAAAAACAACTGTTGAATGCTTCTCTGGAAGACCGGGCCAAGGCACTCGAGATTGTGCGTCAGATCTGTGATACCCAGGCCGATGAATTGGGTCGCCTCGAACTCGAAGAGACCAAAATTGGTCGCCTGGATCATAAGATCGAAAAACTACACCTCATCAAAGACATACCCGGCATGGAATTTATGAAGACCGAGTCCGTTTCAGGAGATAACGGAGTCAGTCTGACAGAATTTGCCCCCTTTGGTGTGATCGGCGCGATTACTCCTGTCACGCATTCCCTGCCAACTCTGGCCTGTAACTTCATCAACATGGTTGCCTCAGGTAATACGCTGGTTGTGAATCCACACCCGGGCGGAGCAAAAGTTGCCTGTGAAGGGGTCCGACGTTTCAACAAAGCCATCTATCAGGCCACCGGTTTGCAAAATCTGGTCACGATTCTGGAAAATCCAACACTGGAAACGGCAGATGAAATCTTTAACCATCGGGGAATTCCACTCTTATGTGTGACCGGTGGTCCGGGAGTGGCTCGTGCTGCTTTGGGTGCCAAGAAGCGAGCGATTGTTGCCGGACCTGGTAACCCACCTGTTGTTGTTGACGAAACAGCAGATCTCGACAATGCTGCGAAATCGATCATCATTGGAGCTGCCTACGATAACAATTTACTCTGCATCGGCGAAAAAGAAGTCTTCGCCGTTGACAGTATCTTTAACGAGTTGATGTCTGCTATGGGACGGCATGGTGGTTATCAACTCAATTCTCAGCAGGTCGCGCAACTGACTGCTCTGGCATTCTCGCCTCCGAAAGAACCAGGAGGGCACGCTGTTCTCAATCGTGATCTGATTGGGAAAGACGCCTCGGTCCTGGCCGGCATGATTGGCGTCAGTGTTCCAGCAGGAACAGAGCTTCTTTATGGCGAAACTGATACGAACAACCCCTTCGTACCGGAAGAGCAAATGATGCCTTTCGTACCATTCGTTCGCTGCCGCAACGCAGACCACGGAATTGAACTGGCCAAGGAATTCGAACACGGATTCCGACACACCAGCATGATTCATTCACGAAACATTGAAGTGATTACGAAGATGGGCCGCATCATGGACACTACACTGTTTGTCCAGAACGGTCCTTGTGGAGCCGCTTTAGGTAACGGCGGAGAAGGTTACGCTTCATTCAGCATTGCCACTCCCACAGGTGAAGGGGTTACCAACCCACTGACATTCACTCGTTTCCGACGTTCCACCACAGTGGGACACTTACGAATTATTTAA
- a CDS encoding BMC domain-containing protein, whose amino-acid sequence MAKAMEALGMVETKGLISLIEAADAMLKSANVQMVGWEKVGSGLVTAFVVGDVAAVKAAVDAGAASASKVGEVVSVQVIPRPHEELASILPNKTAAKK is encoded by the coding sequence ATGGCGAAAGCAATGGAAGCCCTGGGAATGGTGGAAACAAAAGGGCTCATCAGCCTGATTGAAGCCGCCGATGCAATGTTGAAATCTGCCAACGTACAAATGGTTGGCTGGGAAAAAGTGGGTAGTGGACTGGTCACTGCATTTGTTGTCGGTGATGTCGCTGCTGTCAAAGCTGCCGTCGATGCCGGTGCTGCTTCTGCTAGCAAAGTAGGCGAAGTTGTCAGCGTTCAAGTGATTCCACGTCCTCACGAAGAACTTGCCAGCATTCTGCCAAATAAAACTGCTGCCAAGAAATAA
- a CDS encoding malate dehydrogenase, which translates to MNVSIIGGGGLVGSCAAFALQAGGIVREIALVDVNQDLVEGQALDLLHGSSLTADQKIYAGGTELVKDSDVIVITAGLRRKPDESRLDLINRNVELFKNILADVKRVGTKPGAIVFVVSNPVDVLTYLAMKELGLPPQQVIGLGTVLDTTRLRSMLAARLDVPPTQVSTLILGEHGDSMVPIWSAAQVGGLPLDKFPGANPALIAEVEKKTRGSGAEVIKKKGGAGFAVGVSIADVVHCIALDQRRILPVSSLQDGAFGLRDVCISVPTVMGRSGVVQHLEIELWPKEQMALTQSGKVLRETVDKVLG; encoded by the coding sequence ATGAATGTAAGTATTATTGGCGGCGGCGGTCTCGTTGGCTCCTGTGCCGCCTTCGCATTGCAGGCTGGTGGTATCGTTCGAGAAATCGCTTTAGTTGACGTGAATCAGGATCTGGTAGAAGGTCAGGCACTCGACTTATTGCATGGTAGTTCGTTAACGGCCGATCAGAAAATTTACGCCGGTGGCACTGAGCTTGTGAAAGACAGTGACGTGATCGTGATCACTGCTGGCCTACGCCGCAAACCTGATGAAAGCCGTCTCGACCTGATCAATCGAAACGTCGAATTGTTCAAAAACATTCTGGCTGACGTCAAACGTGTGGGGACGAAGCCGGGAGCGATTGTCTTTGTTGTATCAAACCCAGTTGATGTTCTGACTTATCTGGCCATGAAAGAACTGGGACTGCCACCGCAACAGGTGATTGGCCTCGGAACGGTTTTAGATACAACCCGACTACGCAGCATGCTGGCTGCACGTCTGGATGTGCCTCCGACTCAGGTTTCCACTCTGATTCTTGGCGAACACGGCGACAGCATGGTTCCCATCTGGTCAGCCGCTCAAGTGGGTGGATTACCCCTGGATAAATTCCCTGGTGCGAATCCTGCTCTGATTGCTGAAGTCGAAAAGAAAACACGAGGCAGCGGAGCGGAAGTCATTAAGAAAAAAGGGGGAGCCGGTTTTGCGGTTGGCGTCAGCATCGCTGATGTCGTACATTGCATTGCCCTTGATCAACGCCGCATTCTGCCTGTTTCTTCACTTCAGGATGGCGCCTTTGGTCTCAGAGATGTCTGTATTTCCGTGCCCACGGTAATGGGACGCTCCGGAGTTGTACAACACTTGGAGATTGAACTTTGGCCGAAAGAACAAATGGCTCTCACTCAGTCTGGGAAAGTGTTGAGAGAAACCGTTGACAAAGTTCTCGGCTGA